Genomic segment of Deinococcus sp. Marseille-Q6407:
CCTTGCTCAAGTTGAACGAGCCACTGTCCAGGGCAATGGATGGAGCGTTCGTCGCCTGGGTACGCTCACCTTCGTACCGGACGGTGAAACTCAAACTGGGGCTTCCCGGAAGGGTACTCAGCAAGTTGAGCAGAGCGAGCCAGTAGATACAGAGACACCAAACGCTGCGCCTAAGATGTCAGACACTACGTCTGTGTCACCGGACACTGCGCCTAAAACCTCGGACACTACATCTGCCGGTCTTTTTGGTGTCTCCCAGGATTCAGATCGGAAAGAAGAAAGCGCTTACGCTGACCGGCACTAGATCTGGCTGGAAGATGCTGTAGGAGATCTACAGTGCTGAGATAGGTGGTTGGCCTGCCTGCTGCAGCGGATGCGTCATAGCTCTCAGGCTGTTGCTTCTACTTGTTCTTTCAGATACTCGTACACGGTCTTGCGACTGACCCCAAACCGCTCGGCCAGCTCTGGTTTCTTCACACCCTGAGCAGCCAGCTCCCGCAGCTCTGCAATCTGGCTGGCGGTGAGCTTGGGCTTTCTGCCTTTGTAGACCCCGCGCTTCTTGGCCTGAGCGATGCCTTCCGCCTGGCGCTCGCGGATCAGGTCGCGTTCGAACTGAGCAAAGGCTCCCATGATGGAGAACAGCAAGGTAGACATCGAGTCCTGCCCTCCGGGAGAGAAGGTCATGTTCTCTTTGACAAAGTGGACGGTGACTCCCCTGCCGGTCAGCCTCTGGACCAGCTCCTGCAGGTCCAACAGGTTTCTGCCGAGACGGTCGAGGGAATGGACGGTGACGGTGTCACCGTCACGGACATACTCCAGCAAGGCCTGGAGCTGTAGGCGCTGGGTGTCCTTGCCAGAAGCTTTGTCGATAAAAACCTTGTCGAAGGTCATTCCGTCCAGCTGACGCACTTCGTTCTGACCAAAGCTGCTGACCCGTTTGTATCCGATGGTGGAGGGCATACTGCTAGTTTGTCACTTTAGGGTGGGCTTCAATGCTGGCTGCGCGTGAAGATGTCATCAGCTGAAAAGCGGCAGACTGAAGACCTATGCCCTTTCTACGCCGAGCCATCTTCTTCGGCCTGCTGCTTCTCAGCAGTTGTGGTCCAGCGGACCACAATCCTGTTGCTGA
This window contains:
- a CDS encoding recombinase family protein, coding for MPSTIGYKRVSSFGQNEVRQLDGMTFDKVFIDKASGKDTQRLQLQALLEYVRDGDTVTVHSLDRLGRNLLDLQELVQRLTGRGVTVHFVKENMTFSPGGQDSMSTLLFSIMGAFAQFERDLIRERQAEGIAQAKKRGVYKGRKPKLTASQIAELRELAAQGVKKPELAERFGVSRKTVYEYLKEQVEATA